The following are from one region of the Neorhodopirellula lusitana genome:
- a CDS encoding cold-shock protein, whose product MAEGTIKRLTDKGFGFIDVGSSKDLFFHSSSVQGGGFDQLREGQRVTFTEGSGPKGPCAENVQEA is encoded by the coding sequence ATGGCTGAAGGCACGATCAAGCGACTTACCGACAAAGGTTTCGGATTCATTGACGTTGGCAGCTCGAAGGATCTGTTCTTCCACTCGTCCAGCGTACAAGGCGGAGGCTTTGACCAGCTTCGTGAAGGTCAACGCGTTACCTTCACCGAAGGCAGCGGACCTAAGGGCCCATGTGCCGAGAACGTTCAAGAAGCTTAG
- the ahr gene encoding NADPH-dependent aldehyde reductase Ahr: MTTIHAYAVKEAGGALEPFEYQVGPLGHDEVEIDVTSCGICHSDISMIDNEWGMTEYPLVPGHEITGTIAAIGAGVDRLKVGQTVGLGWSSGSCMTCHQCMSGDHNLCGDNEGTIVGRHGGFADKVRCQKAWAIPLPDGIDPKKAGPLFCGGLTVFNPIVQFDVRPTHRVGVVGIGGLGHLALQFLNKWGCEVTAFTSSASKAEEAKSLGAHKIINSRSDSELTDAAGSFDFILSTVAVTLDWEKYFAALSQRGRLHVVGAALEPIPAAAFPLIAGQKSLSGSPIGSPATAATMLEFCARHDIEATTEHFPMSDVNEALDHLRAGNAKYRIVLDRT; this comes from the coding sequence ATGACAACAATTCATGCATATGCCGTTAAAGAAGCCGGTGGTGCGTTGGAGCCGTTTGAGTACCAAGTCGGGCCACTGGGCCATGATGAGGTTGAGATCGATGTGACCTCATGCGGCATCTGCCACTCCGATATCTCAATGATCGACAACGAATGGGGAATGACGGAATATCCACTCGTTCCAGGACACGAGATCACGGGGACGATCGCAGCCATCGGTGCCGGGGTGGATCGCTTGAAAGTGGGACAGACAGTAGGTCTTGGCTGGTCTAGCGGCTCTTGCATGACTTGCCATCAATGCATGAGCGGTGACCACAATCTATGCGGAGACAACGAGGGCACGATCGTGGGGCGTCACGGCGGTTTTGCAGACAAGGTTCGTTGCCAGAAAGCTTGGGCGATTCCGCTGCCCGATGGCATTGACCCCAAGAAGGCTGGGCCGCTCTTTTGTGGGGGACTGACAGTTTTCAATCCGATCGTTCAGTTCGACGTGAGACCGACCCACCGAGTCGGGGTGGTTGGGATCGGCGGTTTGGGGCACTTGGCATTGCAGTTCCTAAACAAGTGGGGATGTGAAGTGACCGCCTTCACGTCGAGTGCAAGCAAGGCGGAGGAGGCCAAGAGCCTGGGGGCGCACAAAATTATTAATTCCCGATCCGATTCTGAACTGACTGATGCGGCCGGTTCTTTTGATTTCATTTTGTCTACCGTCGCGGTCACGCTGGATTGGGAAAAGTACTTTGCAGCGTTATCGCAACGCGGCCGTCTGCATGTGGTCGGAGCGGCCTTGGAACCGATTCCTGCCGCCGCATTTCCATTGATTGCCGGACAGAAATCGCTTTCGGGCAGCCCAATCGGAAGTCCGGCCACTGCCGCAACTATGCTGGAATTCTGCGCACGGCATGACATCGAGGCAACGACAGAGCATTTTCCGATGAGTGACGTCAACGAAGCACTCGATCACTTGCGTGCAGGCAACGCGAAGTACAGAATCGTCTTGGACCGGACTTAA
- a CDS encoding GxxExxY protein, translating into MSDGLTEKIIGAAIEVHRLLGPGLLESIYEEALCYELQLHGVACERQKDPSTQSAASLCDLRVLCGKIAPAPPRRCQRQNSQRMKSGNGTR; encoded by the coding sequence ATGAGTGATGGATTGACAGAGAAGATCATTGGAGCGGCGATTGAGGTGCATCGCTTGCTGGGACCAGGACTATTGGAATCCATTTACGAAGAAGCTCTGTGTTATGAGTTGCAATTGCATGGTGTTGCGTGCGAGCGTCAAAAAGACCCGTCGACGCAATCCGCCGCCTCTCTCTGTGACCTCCGTGTCCTCTGTGGCAAAATTGCACCAGCACCACCGCGGCGATGCCAACGACAAAACTCACAACGGATGAAAAGCGGGAACGGAACGCGATAA
- a CDS encoding alpha/beta hydrolase family protein: MTSLLDLGRRFGIPASVFTLAALVVCGNVHGQDITRRQLEHSDYDRWNSLSGARLSNDGSWILYTLQSGEIDGEATLHIQQAKTGREYTIERGTGAKITSDNRYAIYRITPEKKKVKQLRKQKKKPEEMPLAILQILELESGDLQTIHGVRSFGVPEENGDWVACLMEKSHDADEIDKSAAADREVYQVTPEGLRRPKQKLKLKSREEVARQRASIAANVKTATEEKESKGQATKEESDGDKDEQDKKDKPVGTPLKLINLDTKVLRAFPSVRSFRFAKNGKRLAFVTSVEMPEKNKSNKVAKASKASQSSQTEEQQHNAKQNASSDSVNKQRKELGPVDSVHVLELDSLDQHTILSGVGEYKSLAFNEDASRLAFISNKDDYESKTPSWDLYLWKAGAKLAKRIVAESDQAIPSQWWISPQSSQDFSQDGRRLYFDTSPIPDAVLKQRRAKAEGRDVKDDEDNEKAKLDIWHWQDPKLQPQQLLEAGRERNRRYRAAYVLKSKKTVQLEDSELPTVRVDSRSPATIAVANTDVPYRKTLSWEVPGFQDVYLVNLNSGRRERVLEKVRWDASLSPKGKFLYWFDAVQQKWFAKSTKGKDADTIEISQGIKHPLYNELDDRPTLPSAYGSAGWMDNDEALLIYDSHDIWKLHPTGNAKPVCLTLGEGRKNDIRFRYQRLDSKQRSIAPSSSLILNAFDRGTKASGFYALNLASKTDTKDKPDNKTKSSNEALRSLIMLDEDLSGLRKAKDSDRVMFSRSTFREYPDLWTSTTKFQEIRRVSDANPQQDEYSWGTAELTHWKAKDGQDLDGILLKPDNFDPSKQYPMLVYFYERKSDSLHSYYPPQAGRSTICFSFYVSRGYLVFIPDIPYKTGEPGQSAVNSILPGVDHLVAQGFVDNDRVGMQGHSWGGYQTAYLVTQTDRFACAESGAPVSNMTSAYGGIRWSTGMSRMFQYERTQSRIGEDLWSARDKYIANSPLFFADKISTPLLILHNDHDGAVPWYQGIELFVALRRLEKPAWMLNYNGDPHWVMGDYNRRDFAIRMQQFFDHYLMDAPEPEWMAVGVPAVEKGENDGLELLEPASPAPTQE; this comes from the coding sequence ATGACCTCTCTTTTAGATCTTGGACGCCGGTTCGGCATCCCTGCATCAGTGTTCACCCTCGCCGCTCTCGTCGTCTGTGGAAACGTTCACGGACAAGACATCACTCGCCGGCAACTCGAGCACAGCGACTACGACCGCTGGAACTCACTCTCGGGGGCAAGACTATCCAACGACGGAAGTTGGATTTTGTACACGCTCCAAAGCGGCGAGATCGACGGCGAAGCCACGCTGCACATTCAGCAAGCCAAGACGGGCCGCGAATACACCATCGAGCGTGGCACTGGTGCGAAAATCACCAGCGACAACCGGTACGCAATCTACCGGATCACGCCTGAAAAGAAGAAGGTGAAACAACTCCGCAAGCAGAAAAAGAAACCCGAAGAGATGCCACTGGCAATTCTGCAGATCCTAGAACTTGAATCAGGTGACCTGCAAACGATTCATGGTGTGCGTTCGTTTGGTGTTCCGGAAGAGAACGGGGACTGGGTCGCCTGCCTGATGGAGAAGTCGCACGACGCCGACGAAATCGATAAGTCTGCTGCGGCGGATCGCGAAGTCTATCAAGTGACGCCGGAAGGTCTTCGGCGTCCCAAGCAAAAGCTAAAGTTGAAGAGCCGCGAGGAAGTCGCTCGCCAACGTGCCAGCATCGCAGCCAACGTCAAAACGGCGACCGAAGAAAAGGAGTCCAAGGGTCAAGCCACTAAAGAAGAATCCGACGGCGACAAGGATGAACAGGACAAGAAAGACAAGCCGGTCGGCACCCCACTTAAGTTGATCAACTTGGACACCAAGGTTCTGCGTGCATTCCCTTCGGTACGGTCCTTTCGATTCGCTAAGAACGGTAAGCGACTCGCTTTCGTGACCTCGGTTGAAATGCCTGAAAAGAACAAATCAAACAAGGTAGCGAAAGCCAGCAAGGCATCGCAATCAAGCCAGACAGAAGAACAGCAGCACAATGCAAAGCAAAACGCTTCCTCCGATTCAGTCAACAAGCAACGCAAAGAACTCGGTCCCGTCGACAGTGTTCACGTTCTCGAACTTGACTCGCTCGATCAACACACGATTCTCAGTGGTGTTGGCGAGTACAAGAGCCTGGCTTTCAACGAAGACGCTTCAAGATTGGCCTTCATCAGCAACAAGGACGACTACGAGTCAAAGACGCCGTCATGGGACCTCTACCTATGGAAAGCCGGAGCCAAATTAGCGAAACGCATTGTTGCCGAAAGCGACCAGGCGATCCCTTCCCAGTGGTGGATCTCTCCGCAATCAAGCCAAGATTTTTCGCAAGATGGTCGTCGGCTGTATTTTGACACGTCACCGATTCCCGATGCCGTTCTGAAGCAGCGTCGCGCCAAAGCGGAAGGCCGCGACGTCAAGGACGACGAAGACAACGAAAAAGCGAAACTGGATATCTGGCACTGGCAGGACCCGAAGCTCCAGCCTCAACAACTCCTTGAAGCCGGGCGAGAACGCAATCGTCGTTATCGTGCTGCCTATGTTCTGAAGTCAAAGAAAACCGTTCAGCTGGAAGACAGTGAACTCCCCACGGTTCGCGTCGACAGTCGTTCCCCCGCCACGATCGCGGTCGCGAACACCGACGTTCCCTATCGCAAGACGCTCTCTTGGGAAGTCCCCGGTTTCCAAGACGTTTACCTAGTGAACCTCAACTCCGGCCGTCGCGAGCGAGTTTTGGAAAAGGTGCGTTGGGATGCTTCGTTATCACCCAAGGGGAAATTCCTGTATTGGTTCGATGCGGTGCAACAAAAGTGGTTTGCCAAATCGACCAAGGGGAAAGATGCGGATACGATCGAGATCAGCCAAGGAATCAAGCATCCGCTCTACAACGAACTGGACGATCGTCCGACCCTACCATCGGCCTACGGATCAGCGGGATGGATGGACAACGACGAAGCACTCTTGATCTACGATTCGCATGATATCTGGAAACTGCACCCCACCGGAAATGCCAAGCCGGTTTGCCTAACGTTGGGCGAGGGACGCAAAAACGACATCCGCTTTCGCTACCAACGCCTCGATTCCAAACAACGCTCGATCGCGCCATCCAGCTCCCTCATCCTGAACGCATTTGACCGCGGCACCAAAGCAAGCGGCTTTTATGCTCTCAACTTAGCGAGCAAGACAGACACGAAAGACAAGCCTGACAACAAGACAAAGTCTTCTAACGAGGCACTGCGTTCGTTGATTATGCTGGACGAGGACCTGAGCGGACTGCGGAAAGCAAAGGACAGCGACCGAGTGATGTTCTCTCGAAGTACATTTCGGGAGTACCCTGATCTTTGGACTAGCACGACTAAGTTTCAAGAGATTCGTCGTGTCAGCGATGCTAACCCACAGCAAGACGAATACTCTTGGGGAACCGCCGAGCTGACCCACTGGAAGGCGAAAGACGGGCAAGACCTCGACGGGATTCTATTGAAACCAGATAACTTCGATCCGTCCAAGCAGTACCCGATGCTCGTCTACTTCTACGAACGCAAGTCGGACAGCCTGCACAGCTACTACCCGCCCCAAGCCGGCCGATCAACGATTTGTTTCAGCTTTTACGTCAGCCGAGGCTATCTCGTTTTCATTCCGGACATCCCGTACAAGACGGGCGAACCCGGCCAGAGTGCCGTCAATTCAATCCTTCCCGGCGTTGACCACTTGGTGGCCCAAGGCTTCGTCGACAATGACCGAGTCGGAATGCAAGGCCACAGCTGGGGCGGCTACCAAACTGCTTACCTCGTGACTCAAACTGACCGATTCGCATGTGCGGAATCAGGAGCACCGGTCAGCAACATGACCAGCGCGTACGGCGGAATTCGTTGGAGCACTGGGATGAGTCGCATGTTCCAGTACGAACGAACGCAAAGCCGAATCGGCGAAGACCTATGGTCGGCACGCGACAAGTATATCGCCAACTCCCCTCTCTTCTTTGCCGATAAGATCAGCACACCGCTGTTGATCTTGCACAATGATCACGACGGTGCGGTTCCGTGGTACCAGGGGATCGAATTGTTCGTGGCACTGCGCCGACTCGAAAAGCCAGCTTGGATGCTCAACTACAACGGCGATCCACACTGGGTCATGGGTGACTACAATCGCCGCGACTTTGCGATTCGCATGCAACAATTCTTTGACCACTATTTGATGGACGCACCGGAACCCGAGTGGATGGCGGTTGGAGTCCCCGCTGTCGAAAAGGGAGAAAACGATGGTCTCGAATTGCTCGAACCAGCGTCACCCGCACCAACCCAAGAGTGA
- a CDS encoding DUF1559 domain-containing protein — MSSRRAGMKLRDVVIVLFCMFVVVGLLLPALQDRRGPVRRSQCQTQVKNLALASIIYENFNGELPGWAMEFGHFGWDAETESLLQTLNDPSSASPESGSPHLAPHRKIGSWAVAFLPFLDAQPTYEHWTEDRYPILSNASVVLSSDHNGIRETGPTKGLSGQGFHPLAAPNLGTMQCPSDRSQGEDHGRNSYVANAGVFFPPTDLVVGKHTILHPDGTAKTISFAESMGEEFGVFGNQVAARFETSGGDEHVALAKPLTLDDFRDGAGNTVLFSESLHALPWHRSGFVNDDDLIFAEHPDEVFYPPLSRFTNSMVWHGVDWTGGKQPREIHRINGLRSMTESFQLTPRNAADLARPSSAHTDGVNVGMADGGTRYVTDSIDMRVWQALMTPRGRDSVPVDGL; from the coding sequence GAATGAAGTTGCGGGATGTGGTGATCGTCTTGTTTTGCATGTTTGTTGTGGTTGGCTTGTTGTTACCGGCATTGCAGGACAGAAGAGGTCCAGTCCGCCGCTCCCAATGCCAAACGCAAGTGAAAAATCTAGCTTTGGCTTCGATCATATATGAGAATTTCAACGGTGAATTGCCTGGTTGGGCGATGGAGTTTGGGCACTTTGGGTGGGACGCTGAAACCGAGAGTCTTTTACAAACGCTAAATGACCCGAGTTCTGCCTCGCCCGAGTCGGGTTCGCCGCATCTTGCTCCTCACCGTAAGATTGGAAGCTGGGCGGTGGCCTTCTTGCCATTTTTGGACGCTCAACCTACGTATGAACATTGGACGGAAGATCGCTACCCGATTTTGTCGAACGCGTCAGTGGTTCTTTCAAGCGACCACAACGGCATCCGAGAAACTGGTCCGACGAAAGGATTGAGTGGTCAAGGTTTCCATCCCTTGGCGGCACCGAATCTAGGGACCATGCAGTGTCCGAGCGATCGATCCCAGGGTGAAGATCATGGCCGGAACAGTTACGTCGCCAACGCGGGCGTTTTCTTTCCGCCGACGGATTTGGTGGTTGGCAAACATACAATTCTGCATCCTGATGGAACCGCCAAGACGATCTCGTTCGCAGAGTCGATGGGTGAAGAGTTTGGTGTCTTTGGCAACCAAGTGGCGGCACGTTTTGAGACATCCGGTGGAGACGAGCATGTTGCCCTCGCGAAACCGCTTACGTTGGATGACTTTCGCGACGGCGCCGGCAACACGGTCTTGTTTTCAGAATCGCTTCACGCGTTGCCTTGGCATCGATCTGGGTTCGTCAACGACGATGATTTGATCTTTGCTGAACACCCCGACGAGGTCTTTTACCCGCCGCTTAGTCGGTTTACGAATTCGATGGTATGGCACGGAGTGGATTGGACCGGTGGCAAGCAACCACGTGAGATCCACCGAATCAATGGGCTTCGATCGATGACCGAATCGTTCCAGTTGACTCCCAGGAATGCGGCCGATCTCGCCCGGCCCTCGTCGGCTCATACTGACGGTGTCAACGTAGGAATGGCCGATGGCGGGACTCGCTATGTCACCGATTCAATCGACATGCGGGTCTGGCAAGCGTTGATGACACCCAGAGGCCGAGACAGTGTGCCAGTTGACGGGCTTTAG
- a CDS encoding sensor histidine kinase, with protein sequence MPLPIDDATTTRRRLTTYYSVALLIVASMLVLGFVTLSWQLGKNQGDAKLINVSGRQRMLSQRISLLSSSLLDPDKEQVRPGLRDDLLGAIELMQTSQDWLTGTVNDASTGMANEPTVEAHNTNANRESASSHPMSATLRTLYFGDDGVHTLVTAHLADAKRLAAIVDADGSTSEARTLATAIHDRAISNGMLDKLDRIVEQYESEAELKLKRFWWLEFLFLMVGLIALAAEAILIFRPMVRSAVKSLSELQSANDELVEFSYRISHDLRAPILSSIGILEITKDALNQNDVEEAKESLSHIGNALNRVSATSDDIVQLTKLRMTDVEDETFRLTQVIQESLADLAGMPGYSDVTINTEVDDCDLIHTKRTLVQQSIKNLVSNAIRYHDPNVDSPVAEIKATVHDGTCVISVSDNGLGIAAEYHSKLFSMFQRFHPKVSLGSGLGLYLVKQNAAALEGEASYTPRDKGSRFTISFPVQAGTKNS encoded by the coding sequence ATGCCTCTTCCGATCGATGATGCCACCACCACACGCCGCCGTCTGACTACCTACTATTCGGTGGCTTTGCTAATAGTTGCCAGCATGCTGGTGCTGGGCTTCGTCACGCTGTCTTGGCAACTCGGCAAGAACCAAGGCGATGCGAAGCTGATTAATGTCAGCGGTCGCCAGCGAATGCTATCGCAGCGCATCTCGTTGTTATCTTCGAGTCTGTTGGATCCTGATAAAGAGCAAGTCAGACCGGGTCTGCGGGACGACCTACTCGGTGCGATTGAACTGATGCAAACGAGCCAAGATTGGCTGACCGGCACGGTGAACGACGCTTCGACTGGAATGGCTAACGAGCCAACCGTTGAGGCACACAACACGAACGCGAATCGTGAATCAGCTTCCAGCCATCCAATGAGTGCGACACTGCGTACGCTCTACTTCGGTGACGATGGCGTTCACACGCTCGTGACGGCTCACCTTGCCGACGCCAAACGTTTGGCCGCAATCGTGGACGCTGATGGGTCGACCTCGGAAGCGAGAACGCTTGCAACTGCAATCCACGACCGAGCAATCTCGAACGGGATGCTCGACAAACTGGATCGCATCGTTGAACAGTACGAGTCGGAAGCGGAGTTAAAGCTGAAGCGTTTTTGGTGGCTGGAGTTCCTGTTCTTGATGGTGGGCTTGATTGCGTTGGCAGCGGAAGCGATCTTGATCTTTCGTCCGATGGTTCGATCTGCCGTTAAGAGCCTTTCCGAATTGCAATCTGCCAATGACGAGCTGGTAGAGTTTTCCTACCGCATCTCGCATGACCTAAGAGCACCGATACTTTCGTCAATCGGAATTTTGGAAATCACCAAGGATGCTCTTAATCAGAATGATGTCGAAGAAGCCAAAGAATCATTGAGTCATATCGGGAACGCACTCAATCGTGTTTCCGCAACTTCCGATGACATCGTCCAACTGACCAAGCTGCGAATGACGGATGTCGAGGACGAGACCTTCCGGCTGACACAAGTAATCCAGGAATCGCTGGCGGACCTCGCCGGCATGCCGGGCTATTCCGACGTGACCATCAACACCGAGGTTGACGACTGTGATCTAATTCATACGAAGCGAACGTTGGTTCAACAATCGATCAAGAACCTGGTATCTAACGCGATCAGGTACCATGACCCGAATGTCGATTCTCCCGTTGCCGAAATCAAAGCAACCGTCCATGACGGAACCTGCGTCATCTCGGTCAGCGACAATGGATTGGGAATAGCGGCGGAATACCATTCGAAGCTATTTTCGATGTTCCAACGCTTCCATCCGAAGGTTTCACTGGGCAGCGGACTCGGGCTTTATCTGGTCAAACAAAATGCGGCTGCACTGGAAGGCGAGGCCAGCTACACTCCTCGCGACAAGGGTTCACGTTTTACAATATCGTTTCCGGTTCAAGCAGGGACAAAAAACAGTTGA
- a CDS encoding polysaccharide deacetylase family protein: protein MIPTTPIQSMLQIAILIAVPTLAAADDGYWPNGKAFCVSLTYDDGLPSHIDHAVPQLNAANLKGTFFSPGGATYRWSQDDVEQVRAGGHELAGHTIKHPCARKFDWVKPGNALEDYDDDRMAKELDENLANLVANGVQREIATFAYPCGSTYIGEDKHTYVPLVKERFFAARTTKPGLDIPPSETVDLFDVKTLAGHERDLKYQLDQVTDARAKQGWLVFMFHGVGGDHLAISAEDHQEILRALQEDDSVWVATFQEAAAWVKSKQEVVNTTTTEPLSPESLSPESLSPGE, encoded by the coding sequence ATGATCCCAACCACACCGATCCAATCAATGTTGCAGATTGCAATCTTGATCGCCGTTCCGACCCTAGCCGCTGCCGACGACGGCTATTGGCCCAATGGCAAAGCGTTTTGCGTGTCGCTTACCTATGATGATGGGCTCCCAAGTCACATCGATCACGCAGTACCGCAGTTGAACGCGGCCAATCTGAAGGGAACCTTTTTCTCACCCGGTGGTGCGACCTATCGCTGGTCGCAAGACGATGTAGAACAGGTCCGCGCGGGCGGCCACGAGTTGGCTGGACACACGATCAAACACCCCTGCGCTCGCAAGTTCGATTGGGTGAAGCCAGGCAATGCTCTGGAAGACTACGACGACGATCGAATGGCCAAAGAACTTGATGAGAACCTAGCCAACTTGGTCGCCAATGGAGTCCAACGCGAGATCGCCACGTTCGCGTACCCATGTGGCAGCACCTATATTGGGGAAGACAAACACACCTACGTCCCGTTGGTCAAGGAACGCTTCTTCGCCGCCCGAACCACCAAGCCTGGATTGGACATTCCACCCTCGGAGACCGTTGATTTATTCGATGTGAAGACACTCGCAGGTCACGAACGCGACCTGAAGTATCAACTCGACCAGGTCACTGACGCGAGAGCCAAGCAGGGTTGGCTGGTCTTCATGTTCCATGGCGTTGGTGGTGACCATCTTGCCATCAGCGCTGAAGATCACCAAGAGATACTTCGAGCATTGCAAGAAGACGACTCTGTCTGGGTTGCCACCTTTCAAGAGGCAGCCGCTTGGGTGAAATCAAAACAAGAAGTCGTCAACACGACGACCACCGAGCCGCTGAGCCCTGAGTCGCTGAGCCCTGAGTCGCTAAGCCCAGGGGAATAG
- a CDS encoding response regulator encodes MNTILLIDDDEVDQYLCERVFKRSDFSATLLTASDGVEALELLRDAETLPDLILLDINMPRMNGHEFLLEYSKLGHREIPVIVMLTSSDLNRDRDDALKHPAVQDYILKPFRKEMIEKLDALVKSVKKSLQ; translated from the coding sequence TTGAATACAATCTTGTTGATCGACGATGACGAAGTTGATCAATATCTTTGCGAACGCGTCTTCAAACGCAGCGACTTCTCAGCGACTCTGTTGACCGCCAGCGATGGTGTGGAAGCACTTGAGTTACTGCGTGATGCTGAAACTTTGCCCGACTTGATTCTGTTAGACATCAACATGCCACGCATGAACGGGCACGAGTTCCTGCTTGAATACAGCAAACTTGGGCATCGGGAAATTCCTGTAATCGTCATGCTGACCAGCTCTGATCTGAACCGGGATCGAGACGATGCATTGAAGCACCCAGCTGTCCAAGATTACATCCTGAAACCGTTTCGCAAAGAAATGATCGAAAAGCTGGATGCTCTGGTCAAATCGGTCAAAAAAAGCCTTCAATAA
- a CDS encoding DUF2891 domain-containing protein: protein MKQSAVASAEQSALLSHDSLDDLTANDWARLVLKGVGTEFPNKLSLVYSSEDQIKTPREHFPAFFGSFDWHSSVHGHWVLVRLLKEYPSIESAQQIRDVLDRHLSAENLRREADFFSQDEQKSFERMYGWAWFLRLTMELDNWQDADATRWRENLRPLEDVLVSRTEAYLPLLTYPIRIGQHTDTSFALGQILDYARAKKQVKLERLVVERSRAFYGSDTDYPVHYEPSGHDFFSSCWNEADLMRRVLPADQFEDWLSSFVPHAAAQLTDGTIAPVDVSDVSDPKIVHLAGLNLSRAWCLQSVASALREDHPLRQPLIAAAKLHLNAGMKYINSGHYEGDHWLATFGLYAIERIGIEDATD from the coding sequence ATGAAGCAGTCAGCGGTAGCATCGGCGGAACAGTCGGCGTTGCTGTCACATGACTCCTTGGACGATTTGACCGCCAACGATTGGGCGAGGCTGGTCCTGAAGGGAGTCGGCACTGAGTTCCCCAACAAGCTTTCGTTGGTCTATTCGTCGGAGGACCAGATCAAGACGCCGCGAGAGCACTTCCCGGCGTTCTTTGGATCCTTTGATTGGCATAGCAGCGTGCATGGGCACTGGGTGCTGGTGCGTTTGCTGAAGGAGTACCCATCCATCGAATCGGCTCAGCAGATCCGAGACGTCCTTGATCGGCATCTGTCGGCGGAGAATCTGCGGCGGGAAGCAGACTTCTTTTCACAAGATGAACAGAAGTCGTTTGAGCGCATGTACGGTTGGGCGTGGTTCTTGCGTTTGACAATGGAGCTGGACAACTGGCAGGACGCTGATGCGACTCGATGGCGAGAAAACCTGCGTCCCCTCGAAGACGTGCTTGTCTCGCGGACGGAAGCGTACTTGCCATTGCTGACCTACCCGATCCGGATTGGCCAACACACCGATACGAGCTTCGCACTGGGCCAAATCCTTGACTATGCTCGCGCGAAGAAACAAGTCAAGTTGGAGCGACTTGTGGTGGAGCGTTCGCGGGCTTTCTATGGTTCCGATACGGACTACCCCGTGCATTACGAGCCATCGGGGCACGACTTCTTTTCGTCGTGTTGGAATGAAGCGGACTTGATGCGGCGGGTGTTGCCAGCCGACCAGTTCGAAGACTGGCTCAGTTCTTTCGTACCCCACGCAGCTGCACAGCTTACGGACGGCACGATTGCTCCCGTCGATGTCAGTGACGTGAGCGATCCTAAGATTGTCCATCTTGCTGGTTTGAATCTGAGTCGAGCGTGGTGCTTGCAGTCCGTTGCGTCAGCGTTGCGTGAGGATCACCCGCTTCGCCAGCCGTTGATCGCGGCCGCTAAGTTGCATCTGAATGCCGGAATGAAGTACATCAACAGCGGACACTACGAGGGCGACCACTGGCTGGCCACGTTTGGCTTGTATGCGATTGAACGAATCGGCATTGAAGATGCCACCGACTGA